From Leguminivora glycinivorella isolate SPB_JAAS2020 chromosome 24, LegGlyc_1.1, whole genome shotgun sequence, a single genomic window includes:
- the LOC125238643 gene encoding aldo-keto reductase AKR2E4-like, with product MDVLCIVVFIFSFTVFTHGVPGKAPLVPLNDGHSMPTIALGTFLLNSSKGGKEPEGDETEKAVLWAFGAGYRHIDTSWVDQVEYQVGDAVNRVVHAYNLLHEVTTTQKVCDVACYINKYKKRLEKASNSKVPPVSREEIFITTKLWNDAHAPKAVVPALRRSLEELRLSYVDLYLMHWPLGQFANGTYDKTHYIATWRAMMAAQKLNLTRSIGVCNFHKGMLENIRKRNLTMPAVLQIEWNINLQQASLLAYCREHNISVMGYTPFGALMDKKRADAPTRIGDAQLAKMAAKYGKNVPQILLRYAVEMGVTPIPKSITTTRISQNIDIFDFNLNETDKITLQGFDRRFRTAPQAQWRDHTFYPFDRSNLTTTSTTSRSTRTQRYVLYKMNLDDLNSRIKFRDIV from the exons ATGGACGTGCTGTGTATTGTAGTGTTTATATTCTCTTTTACTGTTTTTACA CACGGGGTCCCTGGGAAAGCGCCGCTGGTGCCCCTGAACGATGGTCACTCGATGCCAACCATCGCGCTGGGGACCTTTCTGCTGAACAGCTCCAAG GGTGGAAAAGAGCCAGAGGGGGACGAAACAGAAAAGGCCGTGCTGTGGGCCTTCGGAGCAGGCTACAGACACATAGACACGTCCTGGGTCGACCAGGTCGAATACCAAGTGGGGGACGCTGTGAACAGAGTGGTACACGCTTACAACTTGCTTCATGAGGTTACTACCACTCAAAAG GTCTGTGACGTCGCGTGctacataaataagtacaaaaaGAGACTCGAAAAGGCTAGCAACAGCAAGGTCCCTCCCGTCTCACGGGAGGAGATATTTATCACAACTAAG cTCTGGAACGACGCGCACGCGCCGAAGGCGGTGGTTCCCGCTCTGCGCAGGTCGCTCGAAGAACTCAGGTTGAGCTACGTCGATCTCTACCTCATGCACTGGCCACTTGGGCAGTTT GCAAACGGCACATACGATAAAACCCACTACATAGCTACGTGGCGAGCAATGATGGCGGCGCAGAAACTCAACCTGACCAGGTCCATCGGCGTCTGCAACTTCCACAAGGGCATGCTGGAGAACATCAGGAAACGCAACCTGACCATGCCGGCTGTGTTGCAGATAGAG TGGAACATCAACCTCCAACAAGCTAGCCTCCTCGCCTACTGCCGCGAGCACAACATCTCCGTGATGGGCTACACGCCCTTCGGCGCGCTCATGGACAAGAAGCGCGCAGACGCGCCGACGCGCATCGGCGACGCGCAGCTCGCCAAGATGGCCGCCAAGTACGGCAAGAACGTGCCGCAGATACTGCTCCGATACGCC GTCGAAATGGGAGTAACCCCCATCCCAAAGTCCATCACCACCACTCGAATATCCCAGAACATCGACATCTTCGACTTTAACCTCAACGAGACAGACAAGATCACCCTCCAGGGCTTCGACCGGCGCTTCCGCACCGCCCCGCAGGCGCAGTGGCGCGACCACACCTTCTACCCCTTCGATAGAAGCAATCTTACCACCACCAGTACCACTAGTCGCAGTACACGTACTCAACGCTATGTGCTATATAAAATGAATTTGGACGACTTGAATTCTAGAATTAAGTTTAGGGATATAGTTTGA